The Ornithinimicrobium faecis genome includes a window with the following:
- a CDS encoding SGNH/GDSL hydrolase family protein: MSRASRARRAASAAAYGGGGVAIAGLAGWALLQAEVQIAKRVIGDGPGVSQKHEGTYGAGIGEAHRILVLGDSTAAGVGASRPEEAIGSIIATGVAALSGRPVELRNASRSGATSPQLLGQLERGLADMPDPEVVIIMIGANDVKERIDRAGSVRALSETVTRLVGLGAGVVVGTCPDLGTVRPIPQPLRALVQRWSRDLAAAQTVAVVEAGGRTVSTGDMLGPSFRESPAQMFSPDGLHPSSAGYARAAAALLPSVMDALGLRTLDTDRTPDHRRGEHVEPLAEAAQRAVLDPGSEVSAVDVDGRSRGERGRWAQLLRRHRNTDAPRREPAPDTDTDADTAPDSDADTDPAQAAPATAADSEAVPDRDLAPTDGADAPTHPDATT; the protein is encoded by the coding sequence ATGAGCAGGGCATCGCGCGCACGTCGGGCCGCCTCTGCGGCGGCCTATGGCGGCGGTGGGGTGGCCATCGCTGGTCTCGCGGGCTGGGCCCTGCTGCAGGCTGAGGTGCAGATCGCCAAGCGGGTCATCGGTGACGGCCCCGGAGTCTCCCAGAAGCACGAGGGCACCTATGGCGCGGGTATTGGTGAGGCACACCGGATCCTGGTCCTGGGTGACAGCACGGCCGCGGGTGTTGGGGCGAGTCGGCCCGAGGAGGCGATCGGCTCCATCATCGCCACCGGCGTCGCCGCCCTGAGCGGGCGTCCCGTCGAGTTGCGCAATGCCTCTCGCAGTGGCGCCACCTCCCCGCAGTTGCTCGGTCAGCTCGAGCGCGGACTCGCCGACATGCCTGATCCCGAGGTCGTGATCATCATGATCGGCGCCAACGACGTCAAGGAGCGCATCGACCGCGCGGGGTCGGTCCGGGCGCTGAGCGAGACGGTGACCCGCCTGGTCGGCCTGGGTGCCGGAGTCGTAGTGGGCACCTGCCCCGATCTCGGCACGGTCCGGCCCATCCCCCAGCCGCTGCGTGCGCTGGTCCAGCGCTGGAGCCGCGACCTGGCGGCAGCACAGACGGTGGCCGTCGTCGAGGCCGGCGGTCGGACCGTGTCCACCGGTGACATGCTCGGCCCATCGTTTCGGGAGTCGCCGGCCCAGATGTTCAGCCCGGACGGGCTGCACCCGTCCTCAGCTGGCTACGCACGCGCTGCGGCCGCCCTGTTGCCCAGCGTCATGGATGCCCTCGGGCTGCGCACCCTCGACACCGACCGCACTCCCGATCACCGCCGCGGCGAGCACGTGGAGCCCCTCGCCGAGGCCGCGCAGCGCGCCGTCCTCGACCCGGGCAGCGAGGTCAGCGCCGTGGACGTGGACGGCCGCTCCCGCGGAGAGCGCGGGCGCTGGGCCCAGCTGCTCCGACGGCACCGCAACACCGACGCGCCTCGCCGCGAACCCGCCCCCGACACGGATACAGACGCGGACACTGCCCCGGACAGCGACGCAGACACGGACCCGGCCCAGGCGGCCCCGGCGACCGCTGCCGACTCTGAGGCAGTCCCCGACCGTGACCTGGCACCCACTGACGGGGCTGACGCACCGACCCACCCGGACGCCACCACCTGA
- the nhaA gene encoding Na+/H+ antiporter NhaA: MSDHQDTPSPPAHTTLGRGTHSEVVRIGSLLRKETVGGMLLVGAALVAIVWANSPFADSYFAIRDVEFGYEPWHLKLSIGAWAADGLLAIFFFMVGLELKREIMIGDLRQWDKAIVPVAAAFGGVAVPALIYLAINWGDSAATQGWAIPTATDIAFAVAVLAIIGSHLPPALRIFLLTLAVVDDLIAILIIALVYSSGISMSMLLWSLIPLSAYALLARRQRPLFRTGHMAAWLLLLPIGIAFWALVHASGIHATIAGVILGFTIPARTRADRGEPDGDRHHGLAEIFEHRIRPLSAGFAVPVFAFFSAGVAIGGVEGLTTALGSTVTIGIVAGLVVGKIIGITGVTFLVTKVTRSRLDPSLRWIDVIGVAGLAGIGFTVSLLVAELSFGIGTELGDKAKVGIFVASLLAAIIGSIVLSSRNRYYAKLEAADAVDADQDGVPDIYETDTHDSGSTTRD; encoded by the coding sequence ATGTCTGATCACCAGGACACCCCTTCGCCGCCCGCACACACGACGCTGGGGCGGGGCACTCACTCCGAGGTCGTTCGCATCGGCAGCTTGCTCCGCAAGGAGACGGTCGGCGGCATGCTGCTGGTCGGTGCCGCCCTCGTCGCGATCGTCTGGGCCAACTCACCCTTCGCCGACAGCTATTTCGCGATCCGCGACGTCGAGTTCGGCTATGAGCCCTGGCACCTGAAGCTGAGCATCGGTGCGTGGGCCGCCGACGGGTTGTTGGCGATCTTCTTCTTCATGGTGGGGCTGGAACTCAAACGCGAGATCATGATCGGCGACCTGCGCCAGTGGGACAAGGCCATCGTGCCTGTTGCGGCAGCCTTCGGCGGCGTCGCGGTCCCCGCCCTGATCTATCTGGCGATCAACTGGGGTGACTCCGCGGCCACCCAGGGCTGGGCGATCCCGACCGCGACGGACATCGCCTTCGCGGTGGCGGTGCTGGCCATCATCGGTTCGCACCTGCCGCCGGCGCTGCGGATCTTCCTGCTGACGCTGGCGGTCGTCGACGATCTCATCGCGATCCTGATCATCGCTCTCGTCTATTCCTCTGGCATCAGCATGTCGATGCTGTTGTGGTCTCTGATCCCCCTGTCGGCCTATGCGCTGCTCGCTCGGCGACAGCGACCTCTCTTCCGCACCGGTCACATGGCAGCCTGGCTGCTGCTGCTGCCCATCGGCATCGCCTTCTGGGCCCTGGTCCATGCGTCTGGCATCCACGCGACCATCGCCGGGGTCATTCTCGGCTTCACGATCCCAGCACGGACGCGCGCGGACCGGGGCGAGCCGGACGGCGACAGGCACCACGGGCTGGCCGAGATCTTCGAGCACCGCATCCGGCCTCTTTCCGCCGGCTTCGCGGTCCCGGTCTTTGCCTTCTTCTCCGCGGGCGTCGCGATCGGGGGGGTGGAGGGTCTCACCACGGCCCTCGGCTCAACGGTGACGATTGGCATCGTGGCCGGACTCGTGGTCGGGAAGATTATCGGCATCACGGGGGTCACCTTCCTGGTCACCAAGGTCACCCGCTCTCGGCTCGACCCCTCCCTGCGCTGGATCGACGTCATCGGTGTGGCCGGACTCGCCGGCATCGGCTTCACCGTGTCGCTGCTCGTGGCCGAGCTCAGTTTTGGGATCGGCACCGAGCTGGGCGACAAGGCCAAGGTCGGGATCTTCGTTGCCTCGCTGCTCGCGGCGATCATCGGCTCGATCGTGCTGAGCTCCCGCAACCGCTACTACGCCAAGCTTGAGGCCGCGGACGCGGTCGACGCCGACCAGGATGGCGTCCCGGACATCTACGAGACTGACACGCATGACTCGGGCAGCACCACGCGAGACTGA
- a CDS encoding nucleotidyltransferase domain-containing protein → MTDDLVTAPWDPLSPSEVAGLMARTDRPWLIAGGHAIDLFVGRTTRAHADIDVLLLRRDQQAVHEVLPGWEIYAAEPPGQLRRWLPDETLPTGVHDIWCRPGADSPWRVQFMLDEAEGDEWISRRNAQVRRPLGELRHTSASGLPFLAPEVQLFYKARGRRPKDEQDLETVLPHLSGDQRAWLREALTLAHPDHPWLSRLG, encoded by the coding sequence ATGACTGACGACCTGGTGACCGCCCCGTGGGATCCCTTGTCCCCGAGTGAGGTCGCGGGACTGATGGCTCGGACCGACCGGCCGTGGTTGATCGCCGGCGGTCACGCCATCGACCTGTTCGTCGGGCGCACGACCCGGGCGCATGCCGACATCGACGTGCTCCTGCTCCGGCGGGACCAGCAGGCTGTGCACGAGGTCCTGCCCGGCTGGGAGATCTACGCGGCGGAGCCACCCGGACAGCTCCGTCGTTGGCTCCCCGACGAGACATTGCCGACCGGGGTGCACGACATCTGGTGCCGCCCCGGTGCCGACTCCCCCTGGCGAGTGCAGTTCATGCTCGACGAGGCCGAGGGCGACGAGTGGATCTCCCGACGCAACGCACAGGTGCGGCGTCCGCTCGGTGAGCTACGGCATACGTCTGCCTCTGGTCTGCCGTTCCTCGCGCCCGAGGTGCAGCTGTTCTATAAGGCGCGTGGCCGCCGACCCAAGGACGAGCAGGACCTGGAGACCGTGCTGCCCCACCTGTCCGGTGATCAGCGGGCCTGGCTCCGCGAGGCCCTCACCCTGGCGCACCCGGACCATCCCTGGCTGAGCCGCCTCGGGTGA
- a CDS encoding acetyl-CoA C-acetyltransferase yields the protein MPEAVIVAAARTPIGRAFKGSLTTVRPDDLAAGVIRAALDQVPELDPTTIDDLHLGCAEPWGEHGQNMARVVSVLLGLDSLPGTTVNRFCASSVQTTRMALHAIRAGEGDVFISAGVEAVSRYAEFSGAGGSKEEWQNPKFADAIARSAKIAESNQTWTDPREEGLLPDIYLAMGQTAENVATSRGISRERQDEWGVTSQNRAEAAIKAGVFEREIAPVTLADGTVVSTDDGPRAGVTLEKVSQLQPVFREDGTVTAGNCCSLNDGAAALVIMSDTKAKELGLTPLARVVSTGVSALSPEVMGLGPVEASKQALARAGMSIGDMDLYEINEAFAAQVLPSADDLGMDFDKLNVHGGAIALGHPFGSTGARISTTLINALRTRDGQFGLETMCVGGGQGMAVILERLN from the coding sequence ATGCCCGAGGCCGTCATCGTTGCCGCTGCCCGCACCCCGATCGGACGTGCTTTCAAGGGTTCGCTGACCACTGTCCGTCCCGACGACCTGGCCGCGGGCGTGATCCGCGCGGCTCTGGACCAGGTGCCGGAGCTCGACCCGACCACCATCGACGACCTGCACCTGGGCTGCGCCGAGCCGTGGGGTGAGCACGGTCAGAACATGGCGCGCGTCGTCTCGGTGCTGCTCGGCCTGGACTCCCTGCCCGGCACCACGGTCAACCGGTTCTGCGCCTCCTCCGTCCAGACCACGCGCATGGCACTGCACGCCATCCGCGCTGGTGAGGGCGACGTGTTCATCAGCGCCGGCGTCGAGGCTGTGTCCCGCTATGCCGAGTTCTCCGGGGCCGGCGGCAGCAAGGAGGAGTGGCAGAACCCGAAGTTTGCCGACGCCATCGCCCGCAGCGCCAAGATCGCCGAGAGCAACCAGACCTGGACCGACCCGCGCGAGGAGGGTCTGCTGCCCGACATCTATCTCGCGATGGGCCAGACTGCCGAGAACGTCGCCACCTCCCGCGGGATCTCCCGCGAGCGTCAGGACGAGTGGGGCGTGACCAGTCAGAACCGCGCCGAGGCAGCCATCAAGGCCGGTGTCTTCGAGCGGGAGATCGCCCCGGTGACCCTTGCCGATGGCACCGTGGTCAGCACCGACGACGGCCCCCGCGCCGGCGTCACCCTGGAGAAGGTCTCCCAGCTCCAGCCGGTCTTCCGCGAGGACGGCACGGTCACCGCCGGCAACTGCTGCTCCCTCAACGACGGCGCCGCCGCCCTGGTGATCATGAGCGACACCAAGGCCAAGGAGCTGGGGCTGACCCCGCTGGCCCGCGTCGTGTCCACCGGCGTCTCCGCCCTGTCCCCCGAGGTCATGGGCCTGGGCCCGGTCGAGGCCTCGAAGCAAGCACTGGCCCGCGCCGGCATGAGCATCGGCGACATGGACCTCTATGAGATCAACGAGGCCTTCGCCGCCCAGGTGCTCCCCAGCGCCGACGACCTCGGCATGGACTTCGACAAGCTCAACGTCCACGGCGGTGCGATCGCTCTGGGTCACCCGTTCGGCTCCACCGGCGCGCGCATCAGCACCACGCTGATCAATGCGCTGCGGACCCGTGACGGCCAGTTCGGCCTGGAGACGATGTGCGTCGGCGGAGGCCAGGGCATGGCCGTCATCCTCGAGCGGCTCAACTGA
- a CDS encoding HNH endonuclease signature motif containing protein, with protein MMQARSLEEHLEDYLGQELTAQALAGELGRRPRVRLSPEVEPWFVLDPSLFEDMDVDGYRPRVTILVEDDSPHSDANGKMWWPLDLDPNTPGHYSPEGGSPADTDDPRSRAAQAQLAATAQLRVGLRGLGVDDAMLDSLTALAQACATVSDEQAHHDHGEDNGEGLVEAPALVARGQALLSSIEALNATAGHLDAVLLSATRQLTGVDAQILLADKGATSPDELTASQRKKWRAYGKRVTRNEMGAAMGWCPGEISDLVAFANLPPAVTAPVNHSLVTGESTWRLVRRYHRACSTFTTEDAAAVANGMFGNDPKASVSERLDSAGEFLGGPWRHREFYRALDREVNKIKGRDPQSTKKTREDNLAANDTRVLIEDNGTAQIMIGCTATQGAAVADRIEKAARAARKAGDTRPLCQLRAAAGIALLLHGTADLDSLPDDPDLVTVEQSEQLTKILYGLPSAQLNVIVPLNTLIGTTPGGLAPVDAEGNPIPAAFAAPSTAAGHPTADQPGTRASSSCTCECTCGAETGEATPDRAPGDGSRGQDCPDPDQTGPDCPPQQAPPEQAVPGTQPPPTPGEADGEVGVGEVIGKHSVFLSPDEVRTLALTPGSTMHRLLTDPSTGVLVERSIKAYPFDAGMRAHIIAADVFCRMPGCLKPASMAQIDHVQEHGTPGGHTCIANGQPLDAPDHDLKTKKLWDAVIHANRDVTWTTLLGRIYTTKAHDYNQYTKLLTAATTQVHEAIASGDDPAAAVDAAVYQALSYRPAGAKLEAEDDDDFSVVFTGWDSVTLTHTPESGRRTYHPAPEAMRAEAQRHHDTDDRIPDSEKDTGGQAANEQPADSPTPWPRDPDSPPPF; from the coding sequence GTGATGCAGGCCAGGTCGTTGGAAGAGCACCTTGAGGATTACCTGGGGCAGGAGTTGACGGCCCAGGCTCTTGCTGGTGAGTTGGGGCGGCGTCCGCGGGTGCGGCTCTCTCCTGAGGTGGAGCCGTGGTTCGTGTTGGACCCGTCGCTGTTCGAGGACATGGACGTCGATGGTTACCGCCCGCGGGTGACGATCCTGGTCGAAGACGACTCCCCTCACAGCGATGCCAACGGCAAGATGTGGTGGCCCCTCGACCTCGACCCCAACACCCCGGGCCATTACTCGCCGGAAGGCGGCTCACCGGCTGACACCGATGACCCGCGGTCGCGTGCCGCACAGGCACAACTGGCCGCGACCGCACAGTTGCGGGTGGGCCTGAGAGGTCTCGGCGTCGACGACGCGATGCTCGACTCGTTGACCGCGTTGGCGCAAGCGTGTGCCACGGTCAGCGACGAGCAGGCCCACCACGACCACGGCGAGGACAACGGGGAGGGTCTGGTTGAGGCCCCTGCTCTCGTGGCTCGCGGTCAGGCGCTGTTGTCCAGCATCGAGGCGTTGAACGCGACCGCTGGCCACCTGGACGCGGTCCTGCTCTCGGCGACCCGGCAACTGACGGGTGTCGATGCCCAGATCCTGCTGGCCGATAAGGGCGCGACGTCCCCCGATGAGCTGACCGCGTCGCAACGGAAGAAGTGGCGTGCCTACGGCAAACGTGTCACCCGCAACGAGATGGGCGCGGCGATGGGGTGGTGCCCGGGTGAGATCTCCGACCTCGTTGCTTTCGCCAACCTGCCGCCCGCGGTCACCGCCCCGGTCAACCATTCGTTGGTGACGGGTGAGTCGACGTGGCGGCTGGTGCGCCGCTACCACCGGGCCTGCTCCACCTTCACCACCGAGGACGCTGCTGCTGTGGCCAACGGGATGTTCGGCAACGACCCGAAAGCTTCCGTGTCTGAGCGGCTCGACTCTGCCGGTGAGTTCCTCGGTGGGCCGTGGCGCCACCGCGAGTTCTACCGGGCCCTGGACCGTGAAGTGAACAAGATCAAAGGTCGCGACCCGCAGTCCACGAAGAAGACTCGTGAGGATAACCTCGCCGCCAACGACACGAGGGTGTTGATCGAGGACAACGGCACCGCCCAGATCATGATCGGCTGCACCGCCACCCAAGGCGCCGCGGTCGCTGACCGCATCGAGAAGGCTGCCCGGGCTGCCCGCAAGGCCGGCGACACACGCCCCCTGTGCCAACTCCGTGCCGCGGCCGGGATCGCCCTGCTGCTGCACGGCACCGCCGACCTCGACAGCTTGCCGGACGACCCCGACCTGGTCACCGTCGAACAGTCCGAACAACTCACCAAAATCCTCTACGGACTCCCGTCTGCGCAGCTCAACGTCATCGTCCCGCTGAACACCCTGATCGGCACCACCCCCGGCGGTTTGGCCCCTGTCGATGCCGAGGGGAACCCGATCCCCGCAGCCTTCGCCGCCCCAAGCACTGCTGCTGGTCACCCAACCGCTGACCAACCAGGCACCCGCGCCAGCAGCTCGTGCACCTGTGAGTGCACCTGCGGCGCGGAGACCGGTGAGGCGACCCCTGATCGAGCACCCGGAGACGGTTCGAGGGGACAAGACTGCCCCGACCCCGACCAGACAGGACCAGACTGCCCACCCCAGCAGGCACCGCCCGAGCAGGCAGTGCCAGGAACCCAGCCGCCACCAACTCCCGGTGAGGCTGATGGTGAGGTCGGCGTCGGCGAGGTCATCGGCAAACACAGTGTCTTCCTGTCCCCGGACGAGGTCCGCACCCTCGCGCTGACACCGGGGTCGACGATGCACCGGCTGCTGACCGACCCATCCACCGGGGTCCTCGTGGAGAGGTCGATCAAGGCGTACCCGTTCGATGCTGGGATGCGGGCGCACATCATCGCCGCGGATGTTTTCTGCAGAATGCCGGGCTGTTTGAAGCCGGCGTCGATGGCGCAGATTGATCACGTCCAAGAACACGGCACTCCCGGCGGGCACACCTGCATCGCCAACGGCCAACCCCTCGACGCCCCCGACCACGATCTGAAGACCAAGAAACTCTGGGACGCGGTGATCCACGCCAACAGGGACGTCACCTGGACTACCCTGCTCGGGCGGATCTACACCACCAAGGCCCATGACTACAACCAGTACACCAAGCTATTGACTGCAGCCACCACACAGGTCCACGAAGCCATAGCGTCAGGGGATGATCCTGCTGCGGCTGTCGATGCCGCGGTGTACCAGGCCTTGTCCTACCGGCCCGCCGGCGCCAAGCTCGAAGCTGAGGATGACGACGACTTCAGCGTAGTCTTCACCGGCTGGGACTCCGTCACCCTCACCCACACCCCCGAGAGCGGACGCCGGACCTACCACCCCGCCCCCGAGGCCATGCGCGCTGAGGCACAACGCCACCACGACACCGACGACCGAATCCCCGACAGCGAGAAGGACACCGGCGGGCAAGCAGCCAACGAGCAGCCGGCCGACTCACCCACCCCCTGGCCCCGCGACCCCGACTCCCCACCACCCTTCTAA